A stretch of DNA from Methanobrevibacter sp.:
ATTCCTATTGTATTGGATCCAAGCCACCAGCTGTATGGTCTTATATTGTAAACACCTATTGTCATATTTTCAAAATCAGGGTTGCTGTCAATTATGTAATTTGAAATTTCTTCTGTTGAAGTGTATTTGTCTGTTGGCTCAAATGTGGCGGTAAATGCAAATGCTTGAATTACAAATAAAACTATCAATGCTGTTGGAATTATATTTTTATTAATTTTCACATGCTTTTGAATATTTTCTATTGCAATTAAAATAAAGAATATGAATGGCGGAAATGTCGGAAGAATATATCTGTTGACTTTAACTATATAATAACTGAGAAATATTGCATTCGCCAGTATCCAACCCAGCATAAATATTCCATTTTTGCATTCACGGTCTTTGCCGATTAAATACATTCCGATTAAGATTAATAATGTTGTAACCACAGAACTGGTTCTTGTAAAACTGAGGATTCCTATTAAAATTACTGCAGCAGCAATTGCATCCTTTTTTTCGAATTTAAACTCATGGCCATATAGCCAGAATCCTGCTCCAACAAACAATAATGCGAATATTGCATATGATAAAACTGTAGGTGAGTTCAGGACAGGATTTGCTTCAAATACAGTATTTGAGTTTGATATGAAATTAGGGAAATTTACTAAATAATAACTTACATCAGGATTAAATGCAGGGTCTGTTTCTGATCCGCTTGTTCCCTGTATTCCATTTGCTATTTGGCTAGCTACTTCAAAATTTCCATTTCCCATAAGTAAAATAGGCATTAATATGATTACTGAAAAAATTATTCCATATATAATTCCTTTTTTAATATGTTTTCGTGAGTCTGCGTTTATTTTAAAACCATTTTCAAGAACATAAAGCAGTAAAAATGCAGGCACTGTCAGTATTGTAGTATACCTTATGAAAAATCCAAATGCAATCAATGGAATTAGGTATTCATAGTATTTCGGATTTTCCCTGATGGCTATTATTGCAAATAATGCAATCCAGATTATTATTCCAGTTGCAGGAATATCCAATGTTCCATTTGCAAGCCAGGTCAAATAAAGAGAGAATGTTGAATAGAGAATGGTTCCAGTCAGGCTTAATTCCTCATTAAAGAATTTTCTTAACAGTAAATAAAAACCAACATTTCCAAAAATTGCAAATAATCCTGTAACAATGTATATTGCCAGTTTATCAACAAATCCCACTCTAAAGAAAATTGAAGTTAAAAAACATATTGGAGGGGAGATGTAAATGAATTTTGTTGAATGGACATTTGTTCCGGTATAATAAAGAGCGTTTAAAAGGTAAACATAAACATCCGAACAAGAAATGCCAATCCTATCATTGAAATTAATGTAATATCCCACTAAAATGGCACTAAGTAATAGAATAGCTATTAAATAGTATTTGTCTTTTTTACCTACAAACTCTTTAATCATTATTGCTATTTTTAATATTTTTATTATATATAATTGATGCTAGATTAAAGATCCAAATACAAATGATACGAAAGCTATCAGCATCCCTATTTTTAAATTTTTAGAAGCTTTTGCTGCGGTTTCTCTTTTTTGCGATTTTAATATTAAAATTGCAGAGTAAATAAATAATA
This window harbors:
- a CDS encoding glycosyltransferase family 39 protein — its product is MIKEFVGKKDKYYLIAILLLSAILVGYYINFNDRIGISCSDVYVYLLNALYYTGTNVHSTKFIYISPPICFLTSIFFRVGFVDKLAIYIVTGLFAIFGNVGFYLLLRKFFNEELSLTGTILYSTFSLYLTWLANGTLDIPATGIIIWIALFAIIAIRENPKYYEYLIPLIAFGFFIRYTTILTVPAFLLLYVLENGFKINADSRKHIKKGIIYGIIFSVIILMPILLMGNGNFEVASQIANGIQGTSGSETDPAFNPDVSYYLVNFPNFISNSNTVFEANPVLNSPTVLSYAIFALLFVGAGFWLYGHEFKFEKKDAIAAAVILIGILSFTRTSSVVTTLLILIGMYLIGKDRECKNGIFMLGWILANAIFLSYYIVKVNRYILPTFPPFIFFILIAIENIQKHVKINKNIIPTALIVLFVIQAFAFTATFEPTDKYTSTEEISNYIIDSNPDFENMTIGVYNIRPYSWWLGSNTIGIPSNHQSDIDKSNVSYYIANKPMDNLTNYTEIKNIANLYLYEKNTV